The Henckelia pumila isolate YLH828 chromosome 2, ASM3356847v2, whole genome shotgun sequence genome includes a window with the following:
- the LOC140883315 gene encoding small ribosomal subunit protein eS27y-like yields the protein MVLSNDYDLLNPPAELEKRKHKLKRLVQSPNSFFMDVKCQGCFNITTVFSHSQSVVVCGNCQTVLCQPTGGRARLTEGCSFRRKGD from the exons ATG GTTCTCTCAAACGATTACGATTTGTTGAATCCGCCGGCTGAGCTTGAAAAGAGGAAGCATAAGCTCAAGCGTCTGGTCCAATCCCCAAATTCATTCTTCATG GATGTGAAGTGTCAGGGTTGCTTTAACAT AACCACGGTTTTTAGCCATTCGCAGTCGGTGGTGGTGTGTGGCAACTGTCAGACTGTGTTGTGCCAACCAACTGGGGGGCGTGCGAGGCTTACAGAGGGATGTTCCTTCCGGAGAAAGGGAGACTAG
- the LOC140879477 gene encoding uncharacterized protein — METSNSDGSSLDSSASIPSSSINGGSSRTPRFTLMRLLQSPISSLLEYSGVLRVRPDYPYSEARPLMSENGDVNDLSVGNIQGPSNSGSIDADGGVDGNSNGRGEVSIRIIGEQDRVGVVNSGENGEGSGVGLTADESMVPREGFNGNGGNSTSDDNNSNNQNREASAYQRYDIQQVARWAEQILPFSLLLLVVFIRQHFQGFFGVIWITAVLYKSNDILRKQTALKRERKISVLAGYSLGFLLHVFGIYWWYRKDDLYYSLLMIPPKATPPFWHAVFIILVNDAMVCQTAMVLKLVLLMYFKDGRGHNFRRQGQLLTLVEYMLLLYRALLPTPVWYRFFLNKEYGSLFSSLTTGLYLTFKLTSIVEKVRSFIAALKALSRKDIHFGSYATSEQVNAAGDLCAICQEKMHTPILLRCKHIFCEDCVSEWFERERTCPLCRALVRPADLRSYGDGSTTLLFQLF, encoded by the exons ATGGAGACATCAAATTCTGATGGCTCGAGTTTGGATTCTTCTGCGTCGATTCCATCATCAAGTATCAACGGAGGAAGCTCAAGAACTCCTCGATTCACTCTTATGCGGCTGCTGCAGTCTCCAATTTCATCGCTACTGGAATATTCTGGGGTTTTAAGAGTCCGACCCGATTACCCTTACTCGGAGGCTCGTCCTCTTATGTCCGAGAATGGGGATGTCAATGACCTGAGTGTTGGGAATATTCAAGGCCCGAGCAATTCGGGTTCGATTGATGCCGATGGTGGTGTCGATGGTAACAGCAATGGTCGTGGGGAAGTTTCGATTCGAATAATTGGTGAGCAAGATAGGGTTGGGGTTGTAAATAGTGGTGAGAATGGGGAGGGGTCCGGGGTGGGATTGACTGCGGACGAGTCTATGGTTCCTCGTGAGGGGTTTAATGGGAATGGGGGTAATAGTACTAGTGATGATAACAACAGTAATAATCAGAATAGGGAGGCATCAGCATATCAGAGATACGACATACAGCAAGTGGCTAGGTGGGCTGAGCAGATTCTTCCGTTTTCTTTGCTTTTGTTGGTGGTATTCATCCGGCAACACTTTCAAG GATTTTTTGGTGTTATCTGGATCACTGCTGTTTTGTACAAGTCCAATGATATTCTTCGGAAGCAAACAGCTCTAAAG AGAGAGAGGAAGATTTCTGTCCTTGCTGGTTATTCCCTTGGATTCTTGCTTCATGTTTTTGGAATCTACTGGTGGTATCGAAAGGATGATCTTTACTATTCATTACTAATGATTCCTCCAAAAGCCACCCCACCTTTTTGGCATGCAGTATTCATCATCCTGGTAAATG ATGCAATGGTGTGCCAGACAGCTATGGTTCTCAAGTTGGTTTTGTTAATGTATTTTAAGGATGGTAGAGGCCACAATTTTCGTAGACAG GGTCAGTTGTTGACTCTGGTTGAGTACATGCTGCTTCTGTACCGTGCCCTGTTACCGACCCCGGTATGGTATAGATTCTTCCTAAACAAAGAGTATGGCAGTCTTTTTTCATCACTGACAACAGGGCTGTATTTAACCTTCAAGCTTACATCAATTGTTGAGAAG GTTCGGTCCTTTATTGCTGCTTTGAAGGCATTATCTCGGAAGGACATTCATTTTGGGTCTTATGCCACATCAGAGCAG GTGAATGCGGCAGGAGATTTATGTGCTATATGCCAGGAGAAGATGCACACCCCGATTTTGTTACGATGCAAACATATATTCTGTGAAGACTGTGTTTCAGAATG GTTCGAAAGAGAGAGGACTTGCCCTTTATGCAGGGCACTGGTTCGACCTGCCGATCTTCGTTCATACGGGGATGGATCAACTACTCTGCTCTTCCAGTTGTTTTAA